In Streptomyces chartreusis, the following proteins share a genomic window:
- a CDS encoding NAD(P)-dependent oxidoreductase has translation MRAATSAREQEFDVMTDKLTVSVLGTGIMGAAMARNLAKAGHTVRAWNRTRAKAQPLAADGAFVADSPAEAVEGADVVLTMLYDGPATLEVMREAAPGLRSGAVWMQSTTAGIDGIAALVAFADEHGLVFYDAPVLGTRQPAEAGQLTVLAAGPAEGREKVTPVFDAVGARTVWTGEDGGAGSATRLKLVANSWVLAVTNAAGEVLALSKALDVAPQRFFEVIDGGPLDMGYLRAKTDLVLNDRLSPAAFAVSTAAKDARLIVEAGERHGVQLDVATASAERFERATAQGHGDEDMAAAYFASFEEGAAE, from the coding sequence ATCAGAGCAGCAACGTCCGCACGAGAACAGGAATTCGACGTCATGACCGACAAGCTCACCGTGAGCGTCCTGGGCACCGGCATCATGGGCGCCGCGATGGCCCGCAACCTCGCGAAGGCCGGGCACACCGTCCGTGCCTGGAACCGCACCCGGGCCAAGGCCCAGCCGCTGGCCGCCGACGGCGCCTTCGTCGCCGACTCCCCCGCCGAGGCGGTCGAGGGCGCCGATGTCGTCCTGACCATGCTGTACGACGGTCCCGCGACCCTCGAAGTCATGCGCGAGGCGGCGCCCGGACTGCGCTCCGGTGCCGTCTGGATGCAGTCGACGACCGCCGGTATCGACGGCATCGCCGCTCTGGTCGCCTTCGCCGACGAGCACGGCCTCGTCTTCTACGACGCCCCCGTCCTCGGCACCCGCCAGCCCGCCGAGGCCGGTCAGCTCACCGTCCTGGCGGCCGGTCCCGCCGAGGGCCGTGAGAAGGTCACGCCGGTGTTCGACGCCGTCGGCGCCCGTACGGTGTGGACCGGCGAGGACGGCGGGGCGGGCAGCGCGACCCGGCTGAAGCTGGTCGCCAACAGCTGGGTGCTGGCCGTGACGAACGCCGCCGGCGAGGTGCTCGCGCTGTCCAAGGCCCTGGACGTGGCCCCGCAGCGCTTCTTCGAGGTGATCGACGGCGGGCCGCTCGACATGGGGTACCTGCGGGCCAAGACGGACCTGGTGCTGAACGACCGGTTGTCCCCGGCCGCCTTCGCGGTGAGCACGGCGGCGAAGGACGCACGGCTCATCGTGGAGGCCGGCGAACGGCACGGCGTACAGCTGGACGTGGCGACGGCGAGCGCGGAGCGCTTCGAGCGGGCGACGGCGCAGGGACACGGCGACGAGGACATGGCGGCGGCGTACTTCGCGAGCTTCGAGGAGGGGGCGGCGGAGTGA
- a CDS encoding NTP pyrophosphohydrolase, translating into MNADVPLLVIVDAANVVGSVPDGWWRDRRGAAERLRDRLAADGVPGRAGPVEIVLVVEGAARGVESVPGVLVESAAGSGDDHMVELVTRAAGRACLVVTADRELRRRVTELGADVAGPRTVRP; encoded by the coding sequence ATGAATGCCGACGTCCCCCTGCTCGTGATCGTCGACGCCGCGAACGTCGTCGGGTCGGTGCCCGACGGGTGGTGGCGGGATCGGCGGGGGGCCGCGGAGCGGCTGCGGGACCGGCTGGCGGCCGACGGGGTGCCGGGGCGTGCGGGGCCCGTGGAGATCGTGCTCGTCGTGGAGGGGGCCGCTCGGGGCGTGGAGAGCGTGCCGGGGGTGCTGGTGGAGTCCGCCGCCGGCAGCGGGGACGATCACATGGTCGAGCTGGTGACGCGGGCGGCCGGGCGGGCCTGTCTGGTGGTGACCGCGGACCGGGAACTGCGCCGGCGGGTGACGGAGTTGGGGGCGGACGTGGCGGGGCCGCGCACGGTCCGGCCGTAG
- a CDS encoding amino acid permease yields the protein MSSTLFRTKRVEQSILDTEEPEHALKKSLSALDLTVFGVGVIIGTGIFVLTGTVAKDNAGPAVALAFVVSGVACALAALCYAEFASTVPVAGSAYTFSYASLGELPAWIIGWDLVLEFALGTAVVAVGWSGYIQSLMDNAGWTMPDALGSREGADTFGFDILAAALVLVLTFILVLGMKLSARITSLVVAIKVAVVLTVIVAGAFLIDGNNYDPFIPKTQTVEAASNLDAPLIQLMFGWAPSNYGVMGIFTAASVVFFAFIGFDVVATAAEETKNPQRDMPRGIIGSLIICTTLYVLVSIVVTGMQHYTKLSVDAPLADAFKDTGHPWFAGFISFGAAVGLTTVCMILLLGQTRVFFAMSRDGLLPRFFSHVHPRFKTPHRPTILLGVIIAILAGFTPLTELAALVNIGTLFAFVVVAIGVIILRKTRPDLHRSFRTPWVPVIPILSVCASLWLMINLPAETWVRFAIWMVVGFGVYFLYGRSHSRLGRHEETTEAEVEKGNGTGPA from the coding sequence GTGAGCAGCACACTCTTCCGGACGAAGAGAGTCGAGCAGTCCATCCTCGATACCGAGGAGCCGGAGCACGCGCTCAAGAAGTCCTTGTCCGCGTTGGACCTGACCGTCTTCGGCGTCGGTGTCATCATCGGCACCGGCATCTTCGTGCTCACCGGCACCGTCGCGAAGGACAACGCCGGACCCGCCGTGGCCCTGGCGTTCGTCGTCTCCGGCGTCGCCTGCGCGCTGGCCGCGCTCTGTTATGCCGAGTTCGCCTCCACGGTCCCGGTGGCCGGGTCCGCGTACACGTTCTCGTACGCCTCGCTGGGTGAACTGCCCGCCTGGATCATCGGCTGGGACCTGGTCCTGGAGTTCGCGCTCGGCACGGCGGTGGTGGCCGTCGGCTGGTCGGGCTACATCCAGTCCCTCATGGACAACGCGGGCTGGACGATGCCCGACGCGCTGGGCAGCCGGGAGGGCGCCGACACCTTCGGGTTCGACATCCTCGCCGCCGCGCTCGTCCTGGTCCTCACCTTCATCCTCGTCCTCGGCATGAAGCTGTCCGCGCGGATCACGTCCCTGGTCGTCGCCATCAAGGTGGCCGTCGTCCTGACCGTGATCGTCGCCGGCGCCTTCCTGATCGACGGCAACAACTACGACCCGTTCATCCCGAAGACGCAGACGGTGGAAGCCGCCAGCAATCTCGACGCCCCGCTGATCCAGCTCATGTTCGGCTGGGCCCCCTCCAACTACGGCGTGATGGGCATCTTCACCGCCGCCTCGGTCGTGTTCTTCGCCTTCATCGGCTTCGACGTCGTGGCCACGGCCGCCGAGGAGACCAAGAACCCGCAGCGCGACATGCCGCGCGGCATCATCGGCTCGCTCATCATCTGCACCACGCTGTACGTCCTCGTGTCCATCGTGGTCACGGGCATGCAGCACTACACCAAACTGTCCGTGGACGCCCCGCTCGCCGACGCGTTCAAGGACACCGGGCATCCCTGGTTCGCGGGCTTCATCAGCTTCGGCGCCGCGGTCGGCCTGACGACGGTGTGCATGATCCTGTTGCTCGGCCAGACCCGGGTGTTCTTCGCGATGAGCCGCGACGGACTGCTGCCGCGGTTCTTCTCCCACGTCCACCCGCGGTTCAAGACCCCGCACCGGCCGACCATCCTGCTCGGCGTGATCATCGCGATCCTCGCCGGCTTCACCCCGCTGACCGAACTCGCGGCCCTGGTGAACATCGGCACCCTGTTCGCCTTCGTGGTCGTGGCGATCGGCGTGATCATCCTCCGCAAGACCCGCCCCGACCTGCACCGGTCCTTCCGCACCCCGTGGGTGCCGGTCATCCCGATCCTGTCGGTGTGCGCCTCGCTGTGGCTGATGATCAACCTGCCCGCCGAGACCTGGGTCCGCTTCGCCATCTGGATGGTGGTGGGCTTCGGCGTGTACTTCCTCTACGGCCGCTCCCACAGCCGCCTCGGACGGCACGAGGAGACGACCGAGGCCGAGGTCGAGAAGGGCAACGGCACAGGCCCCGCCTAG
- the dxs gene encoding 1-deoxy-D-xylulose-5-phosphate synthase — translation MPLLTRITGPRDLDRLSPEQLDQLAEEIRTFLVEAVSKTGGHLGPNLGVVELTIALHRVFESPKDKVLWDTGHQSYVHKLLTGRQDFSRLKMKGGLSGYPSQAESEHDVIENSHASTVLGWADGLAKANELQKRDAHVVAVIGDGALTGGMAWEALNNIAEAKDRPLVIVVNDNERSYAPTIGGLANHLATLRTTDGYERFLTRTKEILDRTPVVGRPLYETLHGAKKGLKDFIAPQGMFEDLGLKYVGPIDGHDIEALESALARAKRFGGPVIVHCLTEKGRGYQPALQDEADRFHGIGPIHPDTGLPIKASGADWTSVFGDEMVKLGKERDDIVAITAAMLQPVGLKKFADTFPDRIYDVGIAEQHGAVSAAGLAHGGVHPVFAVYATFLNRAFDQVLMDVALHKCGVTFVLDRAGVTGTDGASHNGMWDMSILQVVPGLRLAAPRDADQVRAQLREAVQVTDAPTVVRFSKGAVGPAVPAVGRVGGMDVLREPGTDTPDVLLVSVGALAPMCLEIAGLLDKQGITTTVVDPRWVKPVDEAMAPLAERHRVVVTVEDNSRVGGVGSAVAQALRDAGVDVPLRDFGIPPRFLDHASRGEVLAEIGLTAPDIARQVTGLVSKLDGRFDRTAAEVDSVEPARD, via the coding sequence GTGCCGCTGCTGACCCGCATCACGGGACCGCGCGATCTGGACCGGCTCAGCCCTGAGCAGCTGGACCAGCTGGCCGAGGAGATCCGGACCTTCCTCGTCGAGGCGGTTTCCAAGACCGGCGGCCACCTCGGCCCCAACCTCGGTGTGGTGGAGCTGACCATCGCCCTGCACCGGGTCTTCGAGTCGCCGAAGGACAAGGTCCTCTGGGACACCGGCCACCAGTCCTACGTCCACAAGCTGCTCACCGGCCGTCAGGACTTCAGCCGGCTGAAGATGAAGGGCGGCCTGTCGGGCTACCCCTCGCAGGCCGAGTCCGAGCACGACGTCATCGAGAACTCGCACGCCTCGACCGTCCTCGGCTGGGCCGACGGCCTCGCGAAAGCCAACGAGCTGCAAAAACGCGACGCCCATGTCGTCGCCGTCATCGGTGACGGCGCGCTGACCGGCGGCATGGCCTGGGAGGCGCTGAACAACATCGCCGAGGCCAAGGACCGCCCCCTGGTCATCGTCGTCAACGACAACGAGCGGTCGTACGCGCCGACCATCGGCGGCCTCGCGAACCACCTGGCGACGCTGCGCACCACCGACGGCTACGAGCGCTTCCTGACCCGCACCAAGGAGATCCTCGACCGCACCCCGGTCGTCGGCAGGCCCCTCTACGAGACCCTGCACGGGGCCAAGAAGGGCCTGAAGGACTTCATCGCCCCGCAGGGCATGTTCGAGGACCTCGGCCTGAAGTACGTCGGCCCGATCGACGGACACGACATCGAGGCCCTGGAGTCCGCGCTGGCCCGAGCCAAGCGCTTCGGCGGCCCGGTCATCGTGCACTGCCTCACCGAGAAGGGCCGCGGCTACCAGCCCGCCCTCCAGGACGAGGCCGACCGCTTCCACGGCATCGGCCCCATCCACCCCGACACCGGCCTGCCGATCAAGGCCTCGGGTGCCGACTGGACGTCCGTCTTCGGCGACGAGATGGTGAAGCTGGGCAAGGAGCGCGACGACATCGTGGCGATCACCGCCGCGATGCTCCAGCCGGTCGGCCTGAAGAAGTTCGCGGACACCTTCCCGGACCGCATCTACGACGTCGGCATCGCCGAGCAGCACGGCGCCGTGTCGGCCGCCGGCCTCGCCCACGGCGGGGTGCACCCCGTCTTCGCCGTGTACGCGACCTTCCTCAACCGCGCCTTCGACCAGGTCCTCATGGACGTGGCCCTGCACAAGTGCGGCGTCACCTTCGTGCTGGACCGCGCCGGTGTCACCGGCACCGACGGCGCCTCCCACAACGGCATGTGGGACATGTCGATCCTCCAGGTCGTCCCCGGCCTCAGGCTCGCCGCCCCGCGCGACGCCGACCAGGTGCGCGCCCAGCTGCGCGAGGCCGTCCAGGTGACGGACGCGCCGACTGTCGTCCGCTTCTCCAAGGGCGCCGTCGGCCCCGCCGTGCCCGCCGTGGGCCGCGTGGGCGGCATGGACGTCCTGCGCGAGCCCGGCACCGACACCCCGGACGTGCTGCTGGTCTCCGTGGGCGCCCTCGCGCCGATGTGCCTGGAGATCGCCGGTCTGCTCGACAAGCAGGGCATCACCACGACCGTCGTCGACCCGCGCTGGGTCAAGCCCGTCGACGAGGCCATGGCCCCGCTGGCCGAGCGCCACCGCGTCGTCGTCACCGTCGAGGACAACTCCCGCGTCGGCGGCGTCGGCTCGGCCGTCGCCCAGGCCCTGCGCGACGCGGGCGTCGACGTCCCGCTGCGCGACTTCGGCATCCCGCCGCGCTTCCTCGACCACGCCTCCCGCGGCGAGGTCCTGGCCGAGATCGGGCTCACCGCCCCCGACATCGCCCGCCAGGTCACCGGTCTCGTCTCCAAGCTGGACGGCCGGTTCGACCGTACGGCCGCCGAGGTCGACTCGGTGGAACCCGCGCGCGACTGA
- a CDS encoding sugar ABC transporter permease: MSIDKTSATAQDHEVLNTEAASAAVTAVDPRLLVQEQGLAGYLTEFRRKLKAGELGSLPVILGLVVICVIFQSLNSAFLSAQNISDITVTMVGTGMISVGIVFVLLLGEIDLSVGSVSGASSAIAAVLAVNQGWPEWAAVLFAVAAGAVIGAAHGFFFAVLGAPAFAVTLAGLLFWLGFMLQTLGENGTINLDSDGLIGKLTTYFFTDVAAAYGLAAVVTAVFFITSFLGNRRREAAGIPFRPMSDTLLRTGLLGIVSFAAAVMYNQYKGLPLATVIFLVFLVATDFVLRRTAYGRKIFALGGSVEASRRAGINVTTVRITVFAISGGFAAIGGLFLASKIASANQSAGTGDLLMNAIAAAVIGGTSLFGGRGRTWNALLGVLVIVSIQYGLQLESIAEPVKYMITAGVLLTTVVIDSITRKTQKTAGRA, from the coding sequence GTGAGCATCGACAAGACCTCCGCGACGGCGCAGGACCACGAGGTACTCAACACCGAGGCCGCCTCGGCCGCGGTGACCGCGGTCGACCCGCGCCTGCTGGTGCAGGAGCAGGGCCTGGCCGGCTACCTCACCGAGTTCCGGCGCAAGCTGAAGGCCGGTGAGCTGGGCTCCCTGCCGGTCATCCTCGGCCTGGTCGTCATCTGCGTCATCTTCCAGAGCCTGAACTCCGCGTTCCTCTCCGCGCAGAACATCAGTGACATCACCGTCACGATGGTCGGCACGGGCATGATCTCGGTCGGCATCGTCTTCGTGCTGCTGCTCGGCGAGATCGACCTGTCGGTCGGCTCGGTCAGCGGCGCGTCCAGCGCCATCGCGGCCGTCCTCGCGGTGAACCAGGGCTGGCCCGAGTGGGCGGCCGTTCTCTTCGCCGTCGCGGCGGGTGCCGTCATCGGTGCGGCGCACGGCTTCTTCTTCGCGGTGCTCGGCGCCCCGGCGTTCGCCGTGACGCTGGCCGGTCTGCTGTTCTGGCTCGGCTTCATGCTCCAGACGCTGGGCGAGAACGGCACTATCAACCTCGACAGCGACGGCCTCATCGGCAAGCTGACGACGTACTTCTTCACGGACGTGGCGGCCGCGTACGGCCTGGCGGCCGTGGTGACCGCGGTGTTCTTCATCACCTCGTTCCTCGGCAACCGCCGCCGCGAGGCCGCCGGAATCCCGTTCCGGCCGATGAGCGACACCCTCCTGCGCACGGGCCTGCTGGGCATCGTCTCCTTCGCCGCGGCTGTCATGTACAACCAGTACAAGGGCCTGCCGCTGGCCACGGTGATCTTCCTGGTGTTCCTGGTCGCCACGGACTTCGTGCTCCGGCGTACCGCGTACGGCCGCAAGATCTTCGCCCTCGGTGGCAGCGTCGAGGCCTCGCGTCGTGCCGGTATCAACGTGACCACGGTGCGGATCACCGTGTTCGCGATCTCGGGTGGCTTCGCCGCCATCGGTGGTCTGTTCCTGGCCTCGAAGATCGCCTCCGCGAACCAGAGCGCCGGTACCGGTGACCTGCTGATGAACGCCATCGCGGCGGCCGTCATCGGTGGTACGTCCCTGTTCGGTGGACGTGGCCGCACGTGGAACGCGCTGCTCGGTGTGCTGGTGATCGTCTCGATCCAGTACGGCCTCCAGCTGGAGTCCATCGCCGAGCCGGTGAAGTACATGATCACCGCCGGTGTTCTGCTCACGACCGTCGTGATCGACTCGATCACCCGGAAGACGCAGAAGACCGCGGGTCGCGCATAG
- a CDS encoding ATP-binding cassette domain-containing protein — translation MVHVSATPVLALRGVSKRFGAVQALTDVELEVHAGEVVALVGDNGAGKSTLVKTIAGVHPIDEGVIEWDGKAVSINRPHDAQALGIATVYQDLALCDNIDVVGNLYLGREVRKWGVLDEVEMERRSRELLQTLSIRIPSVRIPIASLSGGQRQTVAIARSMLGEPKLVILDEPTAALGVEQTAQVLDLVERLRERGHAVILISHNMADVKAVADKVAVLRLGRNNGVFEVKTTSQEEIISAITGATENAVTRRAARTNGEVSK, via the coding sequence ATGGTTCACGTGTCCGCTACGCCCGTGCTGGCGTTGCGCGGGGTCTCCAAGCGATTCGGTGCCGTTCAGGCGCTCACCGACGTAGAGCTTGAGGTCCACGCCGGTGAAGTGGTCGCCCTGGTCGGCGACAACGGCGCCGGAAAGTCCACGCTGGTCAAGACGATCGCCGGCGTGCACCCCATCGATGAGGGCGTCATCGAATGGGACGGCAAGGCCGTCTCGATCAACCGGCCGCATGACGCCCAGGCCCTGGGCATCGCGACGGTCTACCAGGACCTCGCGCTGTGCGACAACATCGACGTCGTCGGCAACCTGTACCTGGGCCGTGAGGTCCGCAAATGGGGTGTCCTCGACGAGGTCGAGATGGAGCGCCGCTCGCGCGAGCTGCTCCAGACCCTGTCGATCCGCATCCCCAGCGTGCGTATCCCGATCGCCTCGCTCTCCGGCGGTCAGCGCCAGACCGTGGCCATCGCCCGCTCCATGCTCGGCGAGCCCAAGCTGGTCATCCTCGACGAGCCCACCGCCGCCCTCGGCGTCGAGCAGACCGCCCAGGTCCTCGACCTGGTCGAGCGGCTGCGCGAGCGCGGGCACGCCGTGATCCTCATCAGCCACAACATGGCCGACGTGAAGGCCGTCGCGGACAAGGTCGCCGTGCTGCGCCTCGGCCGCAACAACGGCGTCTTCGAGGTCAAGACGACCTCGCAGGAGGAGATCATCTCCGCCATCACGGGCGCCACCGAGAACGCCGTGACCCGCCGTGCGGCGCGCACGAACGGGGAGGTTTCCAAGTGA
- a CDS encoding sugar ABC transporter substrate-binding protein: protein MRRAAVAIAAGAMAISLAACGSAEEAGGDNDSTASAAKGDDIKVGLLLPENQTARYEKFDRPLIEKKIKELTNGKATIDYNNAKQDANLQAQQVDTMITNKVDVLILDAVDAKAIKNSVQKAVDAGIKVVAYDRLAEGPISAYTSFDNVAVGKTQGEALLKALGDKATKDSKVVMINGSVTDPNAAMFKEGAHSALDGKVTIAKEYDTKEWKPENANSEMEAAISAVGKKNIAGVYSANDGMAGGIITALKAAGITVPVTGQDAELAAVQRIVTGEQYMSVYKPYAPEADAAAEMAVALAQGKSLDSIAKDKVDSGSAKAIPAVLVPVTSLTKDNINDTVIKDGVYTADEICTGKYKAACDKAGVTG, encoded by the coding sequence ATGCGTCGTGCCGCCGTTGCCATTGCCGCTGGTGCGATGGCCATCTCGCTGGCTGCCTGCGGCAGCGCCGAGGAAGCGGGCGGCGACAACGACTCCACCGCCTCCGCGGCCAAGGGCGACGACATCAAGGTCGGTCTCCTGCTCCCGGAGAACCAGACGGCTCGGTACGAGAAGTTCGACCGGCCCCTGATCGAGAAGAAGATCAAGGAGCTGACGAACGGCAAGGCCACGATCGACTACAACAACGCCAAGCAGGACGCGAACCTGCAGGCGCAGCAGGTCGACACCATGATCACCAACAAGGTGGACGTCCTGATCCTGGACGCCGTCGACGCCAAGGCGATCAAGAACTCGGTCCAGAAGGCCGTCGACGCCGGCATCAAGGTCGTCGCGTACGACCGCCTGGCCGAGGGCCCGATCAGCGCCTACACGTCCTTCGACAACGTGGCGGTCGGCAAGACGCAGGGTGAGGCCCTGCTGAAGGCCCTGGGCGACAAGGCCACCAAGGACTCCAAGGTCGTCATGATCAACGGTTCGGTGACCGACCCCAACGCCGCCATGTTCAAGGAGGGCGCGCACTCCGCCCTTGACGGCAAGGTCACCATCGCCAAGGAGTACGACACCAAGGAGTGGAAGCCGGAGAACGCCAACTCCGAGATGGAGGCCGCGATCTCGGCCGTCGGCAAGAAGAACATCGCCGGCGTCTACTCCGCCAACGACGGCATGGCCGGCGGTATCATCACCGCGCTCAAGGCCGCGGGCATTACCGTCCCGGTCACCGGTCAGGACGCCGAGCTGGCCGCCGTGCAGCGCATCGTCACCGGTGAGCAGTACATGAGCGTCTACAAGCCGTACGCCCCCGAGGCCGACGCCGCCGCCGAGATGGCTGTCGCGCTCGCCCAGGGCAAGTCGCTCGACTCCATCGCCAAGGACAAGGTCGACAGCGGCAGCGCGAAGGCCATCCCGGCGGTCCTCGTCCCCGTCACCTCGCTGACGAAGGACAACATCAACGACACCGTCATCAAGGACGGCGTCTACACCGCCGATGAGATCTGCACCGGCAAGTACAAGGCCGCCTGCGACAAGGCCGGCGTCACCGGCTGA
- a CDS encoding ROK family transcriptional regulator translates to METPGSQSSLHRANLERVVRAVRLAGSLTQAEIARTTGLSAATVSNIVRELKDGGTVEVTPTSAGGRRARSVSLSGDAGIVIGVDFGHTHLRVAVGNLAHQVLAEESEPLDVDASSKQGFDRAEQLVNRLIAATGVDRSKIAGVGLGVPGPIDVESGTLGSTAILPGWTGTKPAEELGGRLGVPVHVDNDANLGALGELVWGSGRGVRDLAYIKVASGVGAGLVISGKIYRGPGGTAGEIGHITLDESGPVCRCGNRGCLETFAAARYVLPLLQSSHGTDLTMEGVVRLARDGDPGCRRVIADVGRHIGSGVANLCNLLNPSRVVLGGDLAEAGELVLGPIRESVGRYAIPSAARQLSVLPGALGGRAEVLGALALALSEMGDSTLLDSTLHAAAPAFT, encoded by the coding sequence GTGGAGACTCCGGGGTCGCAGTCGTCGCTGCACCGAGCCAATCTGGAGCGGGTCGTGCGGGCCGTACGGCTGGCCGGATCTCTCACCCAGGCGGAGATCGCGAGGACCACCGGTCTGTCCGCGGCCACCGTCTCCAATATCGTCCGTGAGCTCAAGGACGGCGGAACGGTCGAGGTCACACCCACCTCGGCGGGCGGCCGCCGGGCCCGCAGCGTCTCGCTGAGCGGGGACGCCGGCATCGTCATAGGGGTCGACTTCGGCCATACGCACTTGCGTGTCGCGGTCGGGAACCTCGCCCATCAGGTGCTGGCCGAGGAGTCCGAGCCGCTGGACGTGGACGCCTCCTCGAAGCAGGGCTTCGACCGCGCCGAACAGCTGGTCAACCGGCTGATCGCGGCGACCGGTGTCGACCGGTCCAAGATCGCCGGGGTCGGTCTGGGCGTACCCGGCCCGATCGACGTGGAGTCCGGCACGCTGGGCTCCACCGCCATCCTGCCGGGCTGGACCGGCACCAAGCCCGCCGAGGAGCTGGGCGGCCGCCTGGGCGTGCCCGTGCACGTCGACAACGACGCCAACCTGGGCGCCCTCGGGGAGCTGGTCTGGGGCAGCGGGCGGGGCGTGCGCGACCTCGCGTACATCAAGGTCGCCAGCGGTGTCGGTGCCGGTCTGGTGATCAGCGGCAAGATCTACCGCGGCCCGGGTGGCACTGCGGGAGAAATCGGGCATATTACTCTGGATGAATCCGGCCCGGTCTGCCGCTGCGGAAACCGGGGCTGCCTGGAGACCTTCGCGGCCGCGCGCTACGTGCTCCCGCTGCTCCAGTCGAGCCACGGCACCGATCTGACCATGGAGGGCGTCGTACGGCTGGCCAGGGACGGAGATCCGGGCTGCCGTCGGGTGATCGCCGACGTCGGCCGTCACATCGGCAGTGGAGTCGCCAATCTCTGCAACCTCCTGAACCCGAGCCGAGTGGTCCTCGGCGGTGATCTCGCCGAGGCCGGTGAGCTGGTCCTCGGGCCCATCCGGGAGTCCGTCGGACGCTACGCCATCCCCAGTGCCGCGCGCCAACTCTCCGTTCTTCCCGGGGCACTTGGCGGTCGCGCGGAGGTGCTCGGGGCACTCGCGCTGGCGCTCAGCGAGATGGGTGATTCAACCCTTTTGGACAGCACGCTGCACGCCGCTGCCCCTGCCTTCACTTAG
- a CDS encoding carbohydrate ABC transporter permease has translation MKTTETTAPVPAESGMPITKTGVPAKAPAKERKEGTVLNVFSHGVLVIWAFMVAMPLLWAVMTSFKDDASIFSSPWSLPDKLHFSNWSRAWTQANMSDYFLNTILVVGGSLIGTLVLGSMAAYVLARFDFPGNRFIYFLFIGGMSFPIMLALVPLFYVVNNMGLLNTIHGLILVYIAYSLPFTVFFLTAFFRTLPTSVAEAAFVDGASHSRTFFQIMLPMAKPGLISVGIFNFLGQWNQYMLPTVLNTDPDKRVLTQGLVQLAVSQGYKGDWSGLFAGLVMAMLPVLAAYIIFQRQVVAGLTAGALK, from the coding sequence ATGAAGACGACCGAGACCACCGCTCCCGTACCGGCCGAGTCCGGGATGCCCATCACCAAGACCGGGGTGCCGGCGAAGGCGCCCGCCAAGGAGAGGAAAGAGGGCACCGTCCTCAACGTCTTCTCCCACGGCGTGCTCGTCATCTGGGCGTTCATGGTCGCCATGCCGCTGCTCTGGGCGGTGATGACGTCCTTCAAGGACGACGCCTCGATCTTCAGCTCGCCCTGGTCACTGCCGGACAAGCTGCACTTCTCGAACTGGTCGCGGGCGTGGACCCAGGCCAACATGAGCGACTACTTCCTCAACACCATCCTGGTGGTGGGAGGTTCGCTGATCGGCACCCTGGTGCTGGGATCGATGGCGGCCTACGTCCTCGCCCGGTTCGACTTCCCGGGCAACCGCTTCATCTACTTCCTGTTCATCGGCGGCATGAGCTTCCCGATCATGCTCGCGCTGGTCCCGCTCTTCTACGTCGTGAACAACATGGGACTGCTGAACACGATCCACGGGCTGATCCTGGTCTACATCGCGTACTCGCTGCCGTTCACCGTGTTCTTCCTCACTGCGTTCTTCCGAACGCTGCCGACATCGGTGGCGGAGGCGGCCTTCGTCGACGGTGCCTCGCACAGCCGTACGTTCTTCCAGATCATGCTTCCGATGGCCAAGCCGGGGCTGATCAGCGTGGGCATCTTCAACTTCCTGGGCCAGTGGAACCAGTACATGCTGCCCACGGTCCTCAACACCGATCCCGACAAGCGGGTCCTCACCCAGGGCCTGGTGCAGCTGGCCGTCAGCCAGGGCTACAAGGGCGACTGGTCCGGTCTCTTCGCCGGTCTGGTGATGGCGATGCTGCCGGTGCTCGCGGCCTACATCATCTTCCAGCGCCAGGTGGTGGCGGGGCTGACGGCGGGAGCTCTGAAGTAG